One genomic region from Thalassotalea sp. PS06 encodes:
- the dcd gene encoding dCTP deaminase, translated as MRLCDKDIEALIEAGKICIEPRPESSMISGVSVDICLGNKFRVFEDHTAPYIDLSGPKAEVQEAMNTLMSDEIHIEDGEAFFLHPGELALAVTHESVTLPADIVGWLDGRSSLARLGLMVHVTAHRIDPGWSGQIVLEFFNSGKLPLALRPKMKIAALNFETMSGEAIRPYNKRDDAKYKDQKGAVASRISEDES; from the coding sequence ATGAGACTTTGTGATAAAGATATTGAAGCCCTGATTGAGGCTGGAAAAATTTGTATTGAGCCACGCCCTGAATCTAGTATGATTTCTGGGGTCAGTGTGGATATTTGCCTGGGCAATAAGTTTCGCGTGTTTGAAGACCACACTGCGCCGTATATTGATTTGAGCGGACCGAAAGCGGAAGTCCAGGAGGCGATGAACACCTTGATGAGTGATGAAATTCACATCGAGGATGGCGAAGCCTTCTTCCTCCATCCAGGTGAACTGGCGCTTGCAGTAACTCACGAGTCAGTAACATTGCCAGCCGATATTGTTGGTTGGTTAGACGGTCGCTCGTCGCTGGCTCGCTTAGGGTTAATGGTTCATGTTACCGCGCATAGAATTGATCCAGGTTGGTCTGGACAAATTGTTCTTGAATTCTTCAACTCTGGAAAACTGCCGCTTGCCTTGCGTCCGAAGATGAAAATCGCTGCGTTAAACTTTGAAACCATGTCAGGGGAAGCGATTCGTCCATACAACAAGCGTGATGATGCCAAATACAAAGATCAAAAAGGCGCTGTTGCCAGCCGCATTAGTGAAGACGAAAGCTAA